A section of the Oreochromis aureus strain Israel breed Guangdong linkage group 22, ZZ_aureus, whole genome shotgun sequence genome encodes:
- the LOC116333642 gene encoding lactose-binding lectin l-2-like translates to MILLLFLFGLALGAPSESPSDDNEVKIQLDDRAVKLLRGNCPPYWWSFNGRCYKYLATPMSWADAEFHCLSQGANLVSIHNMEEEIFVRSLIRNFDHAQRASWIGLSDIHREGRWMWSDGSVARFFNWLAGEPNNQKQNEHCVQNNYGSVKKWNDVPCSYGYPSVCVKRNACV, encoded by the exons ATGATCTTGCTCCTCTTCTTGTTCGGTCTGGCTCTGGGTGCTCCATCTGAGTCTCCGTCTGATGACAATGAAGTGAAGATCCAACTTG ATGACCGAGCAGTGAAGCTGCTGAGAGGAAACTGTCCCCCGTACTGGTGGAGCTTCAACGGCCGCTGCTATAAGTATTTAGCTACACCAATGAGCTGGGCTGATGCAGAGTTCCACTGTTTGTCACAGGGAGCCAACCTGGTGTCAATCCACAACATGGAGGAAGAGATCTTTGTCAGATCCCTGATCAGGAACTTTGACCATGCTCAGAGAGCCAGTTGGATTGGACTCAGTGACATCCACAGAGAGGGCAGATGGATGTGGTCTGATGGCTCTGTGGCACGCTTTTTTAACTGGCTTGCAGGCGAGCCAAACAACCAGAAACAAAATGAACACTGTGTGCAAAACAACTATGGTTCTGTTAAGAAGTGGAATGACGTCCCATGCTCTTATGGTTATCCCTCTGTTTGTGTAAAACGCAATGCCTGTGTTTAG